Proteins encoded together in one Aeromonas encheleia window:
- a CDS encoding multidrug effflux MFS transporter: MPLILLLVLLVLFSPLAIDIYLPAIPQMAERLGAEVTLMQGTITWFLFSMGLGQLLVGPLADRYGRKPIALGGVLLYGLSALAAGFAASLGELMLARVLQGFGACATSVAAFSVVRDSYGPKKSGQMISYLNGAICFIPALAPLLGGWLTAKAGWSANFWFMAGYAVVVGSWLLWRMPETRPEETSSEGALISWSRYRPVLSSPSFLFNASLCMLAMAVILAYVTAAPVQLMVKLGLDMSGFSYWFTANAALNILACFLAPRFIARVGPRRTLRIGLLVICLSAIALTLVQHIEHPLAMMGPVFFSSIGFAMVLGAAAGMALAPFGHCAGTAAALLGLFQMSGSGALVGLTGWLMPDPLNQLALHMWLLLPPLLLLLTRRGRRLCLQP, encoded by the coding sequence ATGCCATTGATTCTTCTGCTTGTACTCCTGGTGCTGTTCAGCCCGCTGGCCATCGACATCTATCTGCCTGCCATCCCGCAGATGGCCGAGCGGCTCGGTGCCGAGGTGACGCTGATGCAGGGCACCATCACCTGGTTCCTGTTCAGCATGGGGTTGGGCCAGCTGTTGGTGGGGCCGCTCGCCGACCGCTATGGCCGCAAGCCCATCGCCCTGGGCGGCGTGCTGCTCTATGGCCTGAGCGCCCTGGCCGCCGGCTTCGCCGCCAGCCTGGGTGAGCTGATGCTGGCGCGAGTGCTGCAAGGCTTCGGGGCCTGCGCCACCTCGGTCGCCGCCTTCTCCGTGGTGCGTGACAGCTATGGCCCCAAGAAGAGCGGCCAGATGATCTCCTACCTGAACGGCGCCATCTGCTTCATCCCCGCGCTGGCGCCGCTGCTCGGCGGCTGGCTCACCGCCAAGGCGGGCTGGTCGGCGAACTTCTGGTTCATGGCCGGTTATGCGGTGGTGGTCGGCAGCTGGCTGCTGTGGCGCATGCCGGAGACCCGCCCCGAGGAGACTAGCAGCGAGGGGGCCCTTATCAGCTGGTCTCGTTACCGCCCGGTGCTGAGCTCCCCCAGCTTCCTGTTCAACGCCAGCCTCTGCATGTTGGCGATGGCGGTGATCCTGGCCTATGTCACAGCCGCGCCTGTGCAGTTGATGGTGAAGCTCGGCCTCGACATGAGCGGTTTCAGCTACTGGTTTACCGCCAATGCGGCGCTGAACATCCTGGCCTGCTTCCTGGCGCCGCGCTTCATCGCCAGAGTGGGACCGAGGCGCACCCTGCGCATCGGGCTGCTGGTGATCTGCCTGTCGGCCATCGCGCTGACCCTGGTGCAGCACATCGAGCATCCGCTGGCCATGATGGGACCCGTGTTCTTCTCCAGCATCGGCTTCGCCATGGTGCTGGGAGCGGCGGCTGGCATGGCGCTGGCCCCCTTTGGCCACTGTGCCGGCACCGCGGCGGCCCTGCTCGGCCTGTTCCAGATGAGCGGCTCCGGTGCTTTGGTTGGACTGACCGGTTGGCTGATGCCGGATCCCCTCAATCAGCTGGCGCTGCACATGTGGCTGCTGTTGCCGCCTCTGCTGCTGTTGCTGACCCGGCGCGGTCGTCGGCTCTGCCTGCAGCCCTGA
- a CDS encoding XTP/dITP diphosphatase produces the protein MSKLVLATGNQKKVKELAAMLADMKIQVIPQSEFAVSDAEETGTTFVENAIIKARHAARITGLPAVADDSGLEVDLLHGRPGVYSARFAGEQASDKDNIDKLLGELQGAPDYLKSARFWCVLVYMRHADDPTPIICQASWEGMIIDEPRGQHGFGYDPVFFVPDHDCTSAQMPSELKNQLSHRGQALAKLKAALAAAH, from the coding sequence ATGAGCAAGCTTGTCCTGGCAACAGGTAACCAGAAGAAGGTGAAGGAGTTGGCCGCCATGCTGGCCGATATGAAGATCCAGGTGATCCCGCAGAGCGAATTTGCGGTCTCCGATGCCGAAGAGACCGGCACCACCTTCGTCGAGAATGCCATCATCAAGGCCCGCCACGCCGCCCGCATCACCGGTCTGCCCGCCGTCGCCGACGACTCCGGCCTGGAAGTGGATCTGCTGCACGGTCGCCCCGGCGTCTACTCCGCCCGCTTCGCCGGTGAGCAGGCCAGCGACAAGGACAACATCGACAAGCTGCTGGGGGAGCTGCAGGGTGCCCCCGACTACCTCAAGAGCGCCCGCTTCTGGTGCGTGCTGGTCTATATGCGCCACGCCGACGATCCCACCCCCATCATCTGCCAGGCGAGCTGGGAGGGGATGATCATCGACGAACCCCGCGGCCAGCACGGCTTCGGTTACGATCCCGTGTTCTTCGTGCCCGATCACGACTGCACCTCGGCCCAGATGCCGAGCGAGCTGAAGAACCAGCTCAGCCACCGTGGTCAGGCGCTGGCCAAGCTGAAGGCCGCGCTGGCCGCGGCGCACTGA